In Parachlamydiales bacterium, a single window of DNA contains:
- a CDS encoding acyl-CoA carboxylase subunit beta, whose protein sequence is MKTLIDKIKEGEKLLQQGGGEAGLERQKRLQRMSARERVAALIDKKSTFLELGLWAAYEMYQEWGGLPAAGAITGIGTVQGRSCMIIANDATVKAGAMFPQSVKKVLRAQRIAYQCRLPILYLVDSSGVFLPLQDEIFPDEDDFGRIFRNNSVLSACGIPQFAAIMGNCIAGGGYLPVLCDKLLMTKGSGLYLAGPALVKAAIGQVIDTEELGGAEMHASISGTVDFLEENDIACLERLRSLVDLLPSEESSAIKNKPQPEIYKIVSADNSKPYDIHSLLDILVDKGSLQEYKREYGKSLVTAFATIEGEKVGILANQRIPVKTGRGEIEIGGVIYAESADKAARFVMDCNQMKLPLLFLQDVVGFMVGREAEQSGIIRSGAKLVNAISNSIVPKITVIIGNSFGAGNYALCGKAYDPAFVFAWPNAKYAVMGAEQASDTLLDIKVKTAERNGKPLTEAERKALKDDIVGRYQTQTDIRYAAARGWIDAIIDPAETRTIIGQALRLVKRAPLPEKASFHTGVIQV, encoded by the coding sequence GTGAAAACACTGATAGATAAGATCAAGGAAGGGGAAAAACTGCTCCAGCAAGGCGGAGGAGAGGCAGGTTTAGAGCGGCAGAAACGATTACAGCGGATGTCTGCACGAGAAAGAGTTGCAGCGCTGATCGACAAAAAAAGCACCTTTTTAGAACTAGGTCTTTGGGCTGCTTATGAAATGTACCAAGAATGGGGTGGTCTTCCTGCTGCAGGGGCAATTACAGGTATTGGTACAGTTCAAGGCCGCTCGTGTATGATCATCGCCAATGACGCAACAGTCAAAGCGGGAGCGATGTTTCCGCAATCCGTCAAAAAGGTTCTCAGAGCGCAACGGATTGCTTATCAATGCAGGCTCCCCATTTTATATTTAGTAGATTCATCCGGTGTATTTCTTCCTTTGCAGGATGAGATCTTTCCTGATGAAGACGATTTCGGACGCATCTTCCGCAACAATTCCGTTTTGTCCGCCTGCGGCATCCCCCAGTTTGCAGCCATTATGGGTAACTGTATTGCAGGTGGAGGCTATCTACCGGTCCTTTGTGATAAACTCTTGATGACGAAAGGAAGTGGTCTTTATTTAGCAGGTCCGGCCTTAGTGAAAGCTGCAATAGGACAAGTAATTGATACAGAAGAGCTTGGTGGAGCTGAAATGCATGCTTCCATCAGCGGCACTGTCGATTTTCTGGAAGAAAATGATATTGCCTGCCTCGAAAGACTTAGAAGCTTGGTAGATTTGCTTCCCTCTGAGGAAAGTTCCGCGATAAAAAATAAACCACAGCCGGAAATCTACAAAATCGTCAGCGCAGATAACAGCAAACCGTACGATATCCATTCCCTGCTGGATATCCTTGTAGATAAAGGTTCACTACAGGAATACAAACGAGAGTACGGTAAATCCTTAGTCACTGCGTTTGCTACTATTGAAGGGGAAAAGGTAGGAATTTTAGCTAATCAGCGCATCCCTGTAAAAACAGGTCGAGGAGAAATTGAAATCGGCGGAGTGATCTATGCAGAAAGTGCCGATAAAGCGGCCCGCTTTGTGATGGACTGCAATCAGATGAAGCTACCCCTACTATTTCTGCAAGATGTGGTGGGTTTCATGGTGGGACGTGAAGCAGAACAATCCGGCATCATCCGTAGCGGGGCAAAGCTCGTCAACGCCATCAGCAATAGCATCGTCCCTAAAATCACTGTGATCATCGGTAATTCCTTCGGCGCGGGCAACTATGCCCTGTGCGGAAAAGCTTATGATCCGGCTTTTGTTTTTGCTTGGCCTAATGCTAAATATGCTGTCATGGGTGCTGAACAGGCTAGCGACACTTTATTAGATATAAAAGTCAAAACTGCAGAAAGAAATGGCAAGCCTTTAACTGAAGCAGAGAGAAAAGCCTTGAAGGATGATATTGTCGGACGATATCAAACCCAGACAGACATACGCTATGCTGCTGCTAGAGGCTGGATCGATGCAATTATAGATCCTGCAGAAACACGCACAATTATCGGACAAGCATTGCGTCTTGTCAAACGGGCTCCTTTGCCTGAAAAAGCTTCCTTCCACACCGGTGTTATACAGGTTTAA